One genomic region from Kwoniella dejecticola CBS 10117 chromosome 1, complete sequence encodes:
- a CDS encoding OPT family small oligopeptide transporter, whose amino-acid sequence MSVVDHGTTARNRFSQEHQAYNSDYTHDYNQDPPISEVPLQDDSPTPSSPESRDDYKEKDRDVEKASQEYDLPPANIAILEKEELTPDRAFDVLVEGDQSPFPEVAACVPNWDDTTALCNTVRAWILITIFVIVFAGANQFFGLRYPSLTIGYVVAQLLVHPIGKAWEKLPRWRVPLGPLTFDVNPGPWSIKEHSLIAICVNLTGGTAYAMGSLVAIVSPVYWNRDYGPGFSFLYLLTTQSLGFGLAGLCRRWLVYPAALIWPSSLPSTVLLRALHEPQDHSPANGWTITRYKYFIYLTIGAFTWFWFPDYIWTSLSTFAFITWLAPNNQKVNAIFGMSSGLGLLPISFDWTQITYAFSPASPLTTPWYITCNAYATIVIFYLLLSPILYYTNVWQSAHLPLLSSSTFDNTGKTYNVSRVVNKLTLDFELDKYKEYSPMYVSMSYSLTYGLSFAAVTAVCFYTVLYNGKEIWARFKDAKHGGEDIHKRLMASYKEVPEWWYGILTLVVLGLGIFTTTYWDTGLPAWGFIFICFGMGVLLIVPEGILEGTTNQRIFLNIITELIAGYIWPGKPIANMMVKMYGYNTVKHGMDFAQDLKLGQYMKVPPRTLFSAQVYSTILAAAVQTGVLRWMIGHIEDLCSPTNKNRFTCAGAKVVYNASIIWGTIGPQRMFQSGQTYNALMYFFLIGPIVTVAVWLLYRRYPKSWLKYVNIPIFFNAAGNIPPATTTQYSLWFICGFFFNYLLRKRAFAWWKRYNYLTQAALDTGTALATIIIFFALSYNNITFKWWGNTVGSNTMDAKGTPWIAVPSGTHFGPGPGEF is encoded by the exons ATGTCAGTCGTGGATCATGGAACGACTGCGCGAAATCGGTTCAGTCAAGAACATCAAGCCTACAATTCTGATTACACTCATGACTACAATCAAGACCCTCCTATCTCGGAAGTACCTCTTCAAGATGACAGTCCAactccctcttctccagaaTCGAGAGATGACtacaaagagaaagatagaGATGTCGAGAAGGCTTCTCAGGAATACGATTTACCCCCTGCGAATATAGCTAttctggagaaggaggaacTTACGCCTGATAGAGCGTTTGATGTTCTGGTAGAAGGAGATCAGTCGCCTT TCCCCGAAGTAGCTGCTTGTGTACCGAACTGGGACGACACCACTGCACTCTGCAATA CCGTCCGAGCATGGATCCTGATAACTATCTTTGTCATTGTTTTCGCCGGTGCGAACCAATTTTTCGGCTTGCGATAT CCATCCCTGACCATCGGATATGTCGTCGCTCAATTACTCGTACACCCAATTGGTAAAGCCTGGGAGAAGCTTCCGAGGTGGAGAGTACCTCTTGGACCGCTCACCTTCGATGTCAACCCCGGCCCATGGTCAATCAAGGAGCACAGTCTGATCGCCATTTGCGTCAATCTTACCGGAGGAACAGCTTACGCGATGGGCTCGTTGGTCGCTATTGTCAGTCCAGTATACTGGAATAGAGATTATGGACCtggtttctccttcttgtaCTTGCTTACCACCCAGTCTTTAGG GTTCGGTTTAGCCGGTCTTTGCAGACGATGGCTCGTGTACCCAGCAGCTCTGATCTGGCCTTCGTCGTTACCGTCCACGGTTCTGCTCAGAGCATTGCATGAACCCCAAGACCACTCGCCTGCGAATGGCTGGACAATCACCCGATACAAGTACTTCATCTACCTGACGATCGGCGCTTTCACTTGGTTCTGGTTCCCCGATTATATCTGGACTTCATTGAGCACTttcgccttcatcacctGGCTCGCGCCAAACAATCAGAAAGTCAACGCTATCTTCGGT ATGAGCTCTGGTCTGGGATTATTACCCATCTCTTTCGACTGGACACAGATCACATACGCCTTTTCTCCCGCTTCGCCACTTACCACACCTTGGTATATCACTTGTAACGCTTATGCTACCATCGTGATCTTCTATTTGCTCTTATCGCCAATCTTGTACTACACCAACGTATGGCAAAGTGCCCA TCTCCCCTTGTTATCGAGTAGTACATTCGATAATACCGGAAAAACATACAACGTCTCTCGAGTAGTAAACAAATTGACGCTCGACTTCGAATTGGATAAATACAAAGAATACTCGCCGATGTATGTCAGCATGTCATACTCGTTGACATACGGTCTCTCCTTCGCTGCAGTCACAGCTGTATGCTTCTACACAGTCCTGTATAATGGCAAGGAGATCTGGGCTAGGTTCAAAGACGCCAAACACGGTGGAGAAGATATCCACAAACGATTAATGGCGTCTTACAAGGAAGTCCCCGAATGGTGGTACGGTATCTTAACGTTGGTTGTCCTCGGTCTGGGTATATTCACGACGACCTACTGGGATACCGGATTACCAGCTTGGggattcatcttcatctgcttcggTATGGGTGTGCTCTTGATTGTTCCTGAAGGTATCTTAGAGGGAACTACCAATCAACGAA TCTTCCTCAATATCATCACAGAGTTGATCGCGGGGTACATCTGGCCCGGAAAACCAATTGCCAATATGATGGTCAAGATGTACGGCTACAACACCGTCAAACACGGCATGGATTTTGCGCAAGATCTAAAATTGGGTCAATATATGAAAGTTCCACCTCGGACTCTCTTCTCCGCTCAAGTCTACTCCACCATCCTGGCGGCTGCCGTACAGACAGGTGTATTGCGCTGGATGATCGGTCATATCGAGGACTTGTGTTCGCCTACCAACAAAAACAGGTTCACATGTGCCGGCGCAAAGGTAGTGTACAATGCTTCGATCATCTGGGGGACGATCGGTCCTCAGAGGATGTTCCAGAGCGGTCAAACTTATAACGCTCTGATGTATTTCTTCCTTATCGGC CCTATCGTGACCGTAGCTGTGTGGTTGTTGTACCGAAGATACCCTAAGAGCTGGCTCAAATATGTCAATatccccatcttcttcaacgcCGCTGGGAATATTCCTCCTGCCACTACTA CCCAATATTCCCTATGGTTCATCTGCGGTTTCTTCTTTAATTACTTACTACGAAAGCGCGCCTTTGCCTGGTGGAAGAGGTACAACT ATCTCACACAAGCAGCTCTTGATACCGGAACAGCCCTTGCTACGATCATCATTTTCTTCGCGCTGAGCTACAACAACATCACCTTCAAATGGTGGGGCAATACCGTCGGATCCAACACCATGGATGCGAAGGGTACTCCTTGGATAGCTGTTCCGAGCGGGACTCATTTCGGTCCAGGACCAGGGGAGTTCTAG